A single region of the Variovorax paradoxus genome encodes:
- a CDS encoding HAD family hydrolase produces the protein MKLALFDLDHTLIPFDSGMAWTRFLVGRGVLPADAEMVYLGYCQQYVDGTLDIRELHRVSVAPLASFGMAMLRKWAAEFEAEIEPRVPDQMRALVRKHQEAGHLCAIVTATTRFIAEPFGRVFGVADVLATRSLVIDDTLDGGIDGDPCFGVHKLAHVNEWLALRGTRLDALEQSWFYSDSASDLPLLEAVSDPVAVAPDERLRARVLKAGWPVLERS, from the coding sequence ATGAAACTGGCGCTCTTCGACCTCGATCACACGCTGATTCCGTTCGACAGCGGCATGGCCTGGACGCGATTCCTGGTTGGGCGAGGCGTGCTGCCGGCGGATGCCGAAATGGTGTACCTCGGCTACTGCCAGCAATACGTGGACGGCACGCTCGACATCCGCGAACTGCACCGCGTGAGCGTTGCGCCGCTGGCAAGCTTCGGCATGGCGATGCTGCGAAAGTGGGCGGCCGAGTTCGAAGCCGAGATCGAGCCTCGGGTCCCCGACCAGATGCGTGCGCTGGTGCGCAAGCACCAGGAGGCCGGCCACCTCTGCGCCATCGTGACCGCCACCACCCGTTTCATCGCCGAGCCCTTCGGCCGGGTGTTCGGCGTTGCCGACGTGCTGGCCACGCGCTCGCTCGTGATCGACGACACGCTTGACGGCGGCATCGACGGCGATCCATGCTTCGGCGTTCACAAGCTGGCGCATGTGAACGAATGGCTTGCGCTGCGCGGCACGCGACTCGATGCGCTGGAGCAGTCGTGGTTCTATTCGGATTCGGCTAGCGACTTGCCGTTGCTGGAAGCCGTGTCGGATCCTGTGGCAGTGGCGCCGGACGAGCGCTTGCGTGCGCGGGTGCTGAAAGCAGGCTGGCCGGTTCTCGAGCGCAGCTGA
- the pabB gene encoding aminodeoxychorismate synthase component I has product MPAFALLDDCGSTAERPTSRLHTGFVREHRCTDAGRLDEVWAQVDADLRQGLHAVLLADYEWGAKLLHAGQARLAPDDASALRVLMFRECTRLSADEVGAWLARLEQREAGESHPPGQPQPAGVMDLHPSIDEAAFTEAIARIHEAIAAGETYQVNFTYRLHGRSYGLPVALYRRLRERQPVAYGALIALPEGMGKAGESDATHVLSCSPELFLRHDRGVLTARPMKGTAARADAPEGDSEMARLLSVDTKNRAENVMIVDLLRNDIGRVAEVGSVKVPTLFAVEPYATVFQMTSTVQARLRANVGMPELLRAVFPCGSITGAPKHRTMEWIAELESTPRGLYCGAIGWIDAPGQGASIGDFCLSVAIRTLTLGEEAEGLRPLRLGVGAGIVQDSIAADEFEECLLKARFLTALDPGFELFETMLVTPGEGIRYLDRHLGRLAGSARALGFKFSRDAAIEALRDALPALSPNQPSRLRLALAHGGRIGITHSPLPPLPPGAVKLVIADQRLPNANPLGAFKTTVRQHYDAGVRAAERAGAFDSIFFTEDGRLVEGGRSTLFARIDGRWWTPPVSDGALPGVMRGVLIEDSIWEAAERSLYLQDLKAAQKLVVCNALRGVLPAQLLMQAERQPHEASAA; this is encoded by the coding sequence TTGCCCGCCTTCGCGCTTCTCGACGACTGCGGGTCCACGGCCGAGCGGCCCACCAGCCGGCTGCACACCGGGTTCGTCCGCGAACACCGGTGCACCGATGCAGGCCGGCTCGACGAGGTGTGGGCGCAGGTCGATGCCGACTTGCGCCAAGGCCTGCATGCGGTGCTGCTGGCCGACTACGAATGGGGCGCCAAGCTGCTGCATGCGGGGCAGGCGCGGCTTGCTCCGGACGACGCTTCGGCATTGCGTGTGCTCATGTTCCGCGAATGCACCAGGCTCTCGGCCGACGAGGTGGGCGCCTGGCTGGCAAGGCTCGAACAGCGCGAGGCCGGCGAGTCGCATCCACCCGGCCAGCCGCAGCCCGCCGGCGTGATGGACCTGCACCCCAGCATCGATGAAGCCGCGTTCACGGAGGCCATTGCACGCATTCACGAGGCCATTGCCGCGGGCGAGACCTACCAGGTCAACTTCACCTACCGGCTGCATGGCCGAAGCTACGGCTTGCCTGTGGCCCTGTACCGGCGGCTGCGTGAGCGGCAGCCCGTGGCCTATGGCGCGCTGATCGCCTTGCCCGAGGGCATGGGCAAGGCCGGCGAGAGCGATGCGACCCACGTGCTCTCCTGCTCGCCCGAACTCTTCTTGCGCCATGACCGAGGCGTGCTCACCGCGCGCCCCATGAAAGGCACCGCCGCGCGCGCCGATGCGCCCGAAGGCGACAGCGAAATGGCGCGCCTGCTCTCGGTCGACACCAAGAACCGCGCCGAGAACGTGATGATCGTCGACCTGCTGCGCAACGACATCGGCCGCGTGGCGGAGGTCGGCTCGGTCAAGGTGCCCACGCTCTTTGCCGTCGAGCCCTACGCCACGGTGTTCCAGATGACATCGACTGTTCAGGCAAGGCTGCGTGCGAACGTCGGCATGCCCGAGCTGCTGCGCGCGGTGTTTCCCTGCGGTTCCATCACCGGCGCGCCCAAGCACCGCACCATGGAATGGATTGCGGAGCTCGAGAGCACGCCGCGCGGCCTTTACTGCGGCGCCATCGGCTGGATCGATGCGCCGGGGCAGGGCGCGTCGATCGGCGACTTCTGCCTGTCGGTGGCCATTCGCACACTCACGCTCGGCGAGGAAGCCGAAGGCCTGCGGCCTCTGCGCCTGGGTGTCGGCGCGGGCATCGTGCAAGACAGCATCGCGGCCGACGAGTTCGAAGAGTGTTTGCTAAAGGCGCGCTTTCTCACCGCGCTCGACCCCGGCTTCGAGCTCTTCGAAACCATGCTGGTCACGCCGGGCGAAGGCATCCGCTACCTGGACCGTCACCTGGGCCGGCTGGCGGGCAGTGCACGCGCGCTGGGATTCAAGTTCAGCCGCGATGCCGCGATAGAGGCGCTGCGCGATGCGCTGCCTGCGCTTTCGCCCAACCAGCCTTCGCGTTTGCGCCTCGCGCTCGCGCACGGCGGGCGCATCGGCATCACGCACTCGCCATTGCCGCCTCTGCCTCCCGGTGCGGTAAAGCTCGTTATCGCCGACCAGCGGCTGCCCAACGCCAACCCGCTGGGCGCCTTCAAGACGACCGTGCGCCAGCACTACGACGCCGGTGTACGCGCCGCCGAACGCGCCGGCGCGTTCGACAGCATTTTCTTCACGGAAGACGGCCGGCTCGTCGAAGGCGGGCGCAGCACGCTCTTCGCACGCATCGACGGGCGCTGGTGGACGCCGCCCGTTTCCGACGGCGCACTGCCCGGTGTGATGCGCGGCGTGCTCATCGAAGACTCCATCTGGGAAGCCGCGGAACGCAGCCTGTATCTGCAAGATCTGAAGGCGGCGCAGAAGCTCGTGGTGTGCAACGCTCTGCGCGGCGTGCTGCCGGCGCAGCTGCTCATGCAAGCCGAGCGCCAGCCGCACGAGGCTTCGGCCGCCTAA
- the fae gene encoding formaldehyde-activating enzyme has translation MTHPYIFHAGEATVLAREGQFTDAMPEILIGATDGPVGHAFAGMMAQSKGHTAMFAIRACNQLVRPATIMVPKVTLKDSANIDLFGGVVQGATADAVVDCLIDGIIPRNLANTLCIISLVWIDPRCAKDEHLDKKDMYRTNYEATKLAIRRALSNEPSVDELIANRHRIKHDMDDWS, from the coding sequence ATGACGCATCCTTATATTTTTCACGCTGGCGAAGCCACGGTTCTTGCGAGGGAAGGGCAGTTCACAGACGCCATGCCCGAAATCCTGATCGGCGCGACCGACGGCCCGGTGGGCCATGCCTTCGCGGGCATGATGGCCCAGAGCAAGGGCCACACCGCGATGTTCGCGATTCGCGCCTGCAACCAACTCGTGCGGCCCGCGACCATCATGGTGCCCAAGGTGACGCTGAAAGATTCGGCCAACATCGACCTGTTTGGCGGGGTGGTGCAAGGTGCAACGGCCGACGCGGTGGTCGACTGCCTGATCGATGGCATCATTCCCAGGAACCTGGCCAACACGCTGTGCATCATCAGCCTGGTGTGGATCGATCCACGCTGCGCCAAGGACGAACACCTCGACAAGAAAGACATGTACCGCACCAACTACGAAGCCACCAAGCTCGCCATCCGCCGCGCGCTGAGCAACGAGCCGTCGGTGGACGAGCTGATTGCCAACCGCCACCGCATCAAGCACGACATGGACGACTGGAGCTGA
- a CDS encoding formylmethanofuran dehydrogenase subunit A, with protein MTTLRLRGGRVIDPTNGRDEVRDLYVRDGRMVELGPHETATEEIDIGGCIAMAGGIDMHTHIGGGKVNLARMLLPEDHRANANPLALPDNLLELASCGGCAPGTLATGYRYVEMGYTAAFEPAMMACNARHTHMEMGDTPILDHGAYVMLGNDELFLRMLAERWDFERIRDYAGWTINASKAMGVKVVNPGGISAFKFNQRKLDVDENHVHWQVTPRQVVHTLARALSELGVPHPLHIHGSNLGVAGNIQSTLDTIAALDGLPGHLTHIQFHAYGTEGPKKFSSAALQLAEVVNANMNVSIDVGQIMFGQTVTASGDTMRQHAQSGLADPRKWIGADIECEAGCGVVPFRYREQSYVNALQWVIGLEIFLLVDDPWRVVLTTDHPNGGPFTSYPHLIRLLMDRSFREEQLAKLHPEVAAQAALRSITRELSLYEIAIMTRAGPARLLGLRDRGHLGAGAAADIAVYRENENREAMFATPEYVFKDGVLVSRAGRVTAVPTGGTHFVAPEYDRGIEQRLRRHLAAHGSVNFDHIGIGHDELCRCCNGGRLLPAECFQEASS; from the coding sequence ATGACGACGCTGCGCCTGCGCGGTGGCCGCGTGATCGACCCCACGAACGGCCGTGACGAAGTGCGCGACCTGTACGTGCGTGACGGCCGCATGGTGGAACTTGGGCCGCACGAGACCGCCACAGAAGAGATCGACATCGGCGGCTGCATCGCAATGGCTGGCGGCATCGACATGCACACCCACATCGGCGGCGGCAAGGTCAACCTTGCGCGCATGCTGCTGCCCGAAGACCATCGCGCCAACGCCAACCCCCTGGCGCTGCCGGACAACCTGCTCGAGCTAGCATCGTGCGGCGGCTGCGCGCCCGGCACGCTGGCCACCGGCTACCGCTATGTGGAGATGGGCTACACGGCGGCCTTCGAGCCGGCCATGATGGCCTGTAACGCACGCCACACGCACATGGAAATGGGCGACACGCCCATCCTGGACCATGGCGCATACGTGATGCTCGGCAACGACGAGCTCTTCTTGCGCATGCTGGCCGAGCGCTGGGACTTCGAGCGCATTCGCGATTACGCGGGCTGGACCATCAATGCCAGCAAGGCGATGGGCGTGAAGGTGGTGAACCCCGGCGGCATCTCGGCATTCAAATTCAATCAGCGCAAGCTCGACGTCGACGAGAACCATGTGCACTGGCAGGTCACGCCGCGGCAGGTGGTGCACACGCTGGCGCGCGCGCTGAGCGAGCTTGGCGTGCCGCATCCGCTGCACATTCACGGCAGCAACCTCGGGGTGGCGGGCAACATCCAGTCGACGCTCGACACCATTGCCGCGCTGGACGGCTTGCCAGGGCACCTCACGCACATCCAGTTCCATGCCTACGGCACCGAGGGGCCGAAGAAGTTTTCTTCCGCCGCGCTGCAGCTCGCGGAGGTGGTGAACGCCAACATGAACGTGAGCATCGACGTCGGCCAGATCATGTTCGGCCAGACCGTCACCGCCTCGGGCGACACCATGCGCCAGCATGCGCAGTCGGGCCTGGCCGATCCGCGCAAGTGGATCGGCGCCGACATCGAATGCGAAGCTGGCTGCGGCGTGGTGCCGTTCCGCTACCGCGAGCAGAGCTATGTGAACGCGCTGCAGTGGGTCATCGGGCTCGAAATCTTCTTGCTGGTCGACGATCCGTGGCGCGTGGTGCTCACCACCGACCATCCCAACGGCGGGCCGTTTACCAGCTACCCGCATTTGATCCGCCTGCTGATGGACCGCAGCTTTCGCGAGGAGCAGCTGGCCAAGCTGCACCCCGAGGTAGCGGCGCAGGCGGCGCTGCGGTCGATCACGCGCGAGCTTTCGCTCTACGAGATCGCCATCATGACGCGCGCCGGCCCCGCGCGCCTGCTCGGCCTGCGAGACCGCGGGCACCTGGGTGCGGGCGCCGCGGCCGACATCGCCGTGTACCGTGAGAACGAGAACCGCGAGGCCATGTTCGCCACGCCCGAATACGTGTTCAAGGACGGCGTGCTGGTTTCCCGCGCCGGGCGAGTCACGGCCGTGCCCACGGGCGGCACGCACTTCGTGGCGCCGGAGTACGACCGCGGCATCGAGCAGCGGCTGCGCCGGCACCTGGCGGCGCACGGTTCGGTCAACTTCGACCACATTGGCATTGGCCACGACGAGCTTTGCCGCTGCTGCAACGGCGGGCGACTGCTGCCGGCGGAGTGTTTTCAGGAGGCGTCGTCATGA
- a CDS encoding formylmethanofuran dehydrogenase subunit C — translation MSGWNLRLRQVPALRVDLRGVTPSALAGLSAAQVEQLPVGHGNEMLALAELFNIAPGKEEGALRFEGDLERFDRIGWQMDAGRIRVEGHAGHYAGGCMRGGELRIEGRAGLLVACEMAGGTIDVKGDVGDFAGSTLPGSMDGMRGGIFVVHGNAGERFGDRMRRGTALVHGGAGAFLGSRMVAGTIAVGGSVGAHAGYGMRRGSIVFAEARAALPEGTRSAPTFVPNRAATPVFWALLARDLARHGGLFSDLPMRRIERHLGDLSADGKGELIVCL, via the coding sequence ATGAGCGGATGGAACCTCAGGCTGCGGCAAGTGCCCGCGTTGCGCGTCGATCTGCGCGGCGTCACGCCATCTGCGCTGGCCGGACTTTCGGCCGCGCAGGTCGAACAGCTGCCCGTGGGCCATGGCAACGAGATGCTTGCGCTAGCAGAGCTGTTCAACATTGCGCCTGGCAAAGAGGAGGGCGCGCTTCGCTTCGAGGGCGACCTCGAGCGCTTCGACCGCATCGGGTGGCAGATGGACGCCGGCCGCATCCGCGTCGAAGGCCATGCCGGCCACTACGCGGGCGGCTGCATGCGTGGCGGCGAGCTGCGCATCGAAGGCCGCGCCGGCCTGCTGGTCGCTTGCGAAATGGCCGGCGGCACCATCGACGTGAAGGGCGACGTCGGCGACTTTGCCGGCAGCACACTGCCCGGCAGCATGGACGGCATGCGCGGCGGCATCTTCGTCGTTCATGGCAACGCGGGCGAGCGTTTTGGCGACCGCATGCGCCGCGGCACCGCGCTGGTTCATGGCGGGGCGGGCGCTTTCCTGGGGTCGCGCATGGTGGCCGGCACGATTGCCGTAGGCGGCAGTGTCGGGGCGCATGCGGGCTATGGCATGCGCCGCGGCAGCATCGTTTTTGCGGAGGCGCGGGCGGCCTTGCCAGAAGGCACCCGATCGGCGCCGACCTTCGTGCCGAACCGCGCCGCGACGCCGGTCTTCTGGGCGCTGCTGGCGCGCGACCTTGCGCGGCACGGCGGACTCTTCAGCGACTTGCCGATGCGCCGCATCGAGCGGCACCTGGGCGATCTTTCCGCTGACGGCAAGGGCGAACTCATCGTTTGCCTGTGA
- the fhcD gene encoding formylmethanofuran--tetrahydromethanopterin N-formyltransferase, which translates to MTDLPSVQRNGVVIDQTFAEAFPMKATRIVITAHTLEWARHAAVSATGFATSVIACGCEAGIERELGPHETPDGRPGVNVLIFSMSGKELGKQLERRVGQCVLTCPTTAVFAGLPRTAGGDVAALGKNLRFFGDGWQISKVIDGVRYWRVPVMDGEFVAQEDTPVVKAVGGGNLLLLARDTDGALAAAEAAVAAMKRLPNVVMPFPGGVVRSGSKVGSRYANLNASTNDAFCPSLVGLVPHSELASNGGAHAQQIGCVMEIVIDGLTEADVAAAMRVGMEAAIGVGPAGGLLRISAGNYGGKLGPFHFHLHELLGAGDAA; encoded by the coding sequence ATGACGGACCTCCCATCCGTTCAGCGCAACGGCGTCGTCATCGACCAGACCTTCGCCGAGGCCTTTCCGATGAAGGCGACGCGCATCGTCATCACGGCGCACACGCTCGAGTGGGCGCGCCATGCGGCGGTATCGGCCACAGGGTTTGCAACCTCGGTCATCGCCTGCGGCTGCGAGGCGGGCATCGAGCGCGAGCTTGGCCCGCACGAAACACCGGACGGCCGGCCGGGCGTGAACGTGTTGATCTTCTCGATGTCGGGCAAGGAGCTTGGCAAACAGCTGGAGCGCCGTGTCGGCCAATGCGTGCTGACCTGCCCGACCACGGCCGTGTTTGCCGGCCTGCCGCGCACGGCCGGCGGCGATGTGGCGGCGCTCGGCAAGAACCTGCGCTTCTTCGGCGATGGCTGGCAGATTTCGAAGGTGATCGACGGTGTGCGCTATTGGCGCGTGCCGGTAATGGACGGCGAATTCGTCGCGCAGGAAGACACGCCCGTGGTCAAGGCCGTGGGCGGCGGCAACTTGCTGCTGCTCGCGCGCGACACCGACGGCGCGCTGGCGGCGGCCGAGGCGGCCGTGGCCGCGATGAAGCGGCTGCCCAACGTGGTCATGCCGTTTCCGGGCGGCGTGGTGCGCTCGGGCTCGAAGGTGGGGAGCCGCTATGCGAACCTGAACGCGTCGACCAACGATGCGTTTTGCCCGAGCCTCGTCGGGCTGGTGCCTCACAGCGAGCTGGCAAGCAACGGTGGCGCGCACGCACAGCAGATCGGCTGCGTGATGGAGATCGTGATCGACGGCCTGACCGAAGCCGACGTGGCCGCCGCCATGCGCGTGGGCATGGAAGCGGCCATCGGCGTTGGCCCGGCCGGCGGCTTGCTGCGCATTTCGGCGGGCAACTACGGCGGCAAGCTCGGCCCGTTTCACTTTCATCTGCACGAGCTCCTCGGCGCGGGAGATGCGGCATGA